The Hypomesus transpacificus isolate Combined female chromosome 3, fHypTra1, whole genome shotgun sequence genome has a window encoding:
- the LOC124487552 gene encoding transmembrane protein 179: protein MALDNLILAQCILYFFAFVFSFIAVVPLSENTEDFRGKCLLFTHGIWQNENITVSKQRFIVEEWGRESSCSFITFVGIASLVVSAVQAWRLLFFLCKGHDDSIFNAFLNLLISSLMVFMVFLSSSIISVGFNLWCDAVTEAGSMPSSCEDLQDTDLELGLDNSAFYDQFAIAQFGLWACWLAWLGIAVMAFLKVYHNYRQEDLLDSLIHEKELLLGRSSRRGSDGRDRKKGLI from the exons ATGGCCCTCGATAATTTAATACTCGCGCAATGTATCCTctatttttttgcttttgtgtTCAGTTTTATTGCCGTTGTGCCTCTTTCCGAAAATACGGAAGATTTTCGGGGGAAATGTTTGCTTTTCACGCATGGAATTTGGCAGaatgaaaatattacagtatcGAAGCAGCGCTTCATCGTTGAGGAGTGGGGACGGGAGTCTTCGTGCAGTTTCATCACTTTTGTCGGGATAGCTTCCCTCGTCGTGTCTGCAGTGCAGGCGTGGAGACTGCTTTTCTTTCTTTGCAAAGGGCACGACGA ttCCATCTTCAATGCCTTCCTGAACCTGCTCATCAGCTCTCTGATGGTGTTCATGGTCTTCCTGTCCAGCAGCATCATCAGCGTGGGGTTCAACCTGTGGTGTGACGCTGTCACAGAAGCAGGCAGCATGCCCAGCAG ctgTGAAGACCTTCAGGACACGGATCTGGAGCTGGGGTTGGATAACTCTGCCTTCTATGACCAGTTTGCTATAGCTCAG tttgggCTGTGGGCATGCTGGCTAGCGTGGCTGGGCATCGCGGTGATGGCCTTCCTCAAGGTCTACCACAACTACAGACAGGAGGATCTTCTGGACAGCCTGATCCACGAGAAGGAGCTGCTCCTGGGGCGATCCTCGCGCAGGGGCTCCGACGGCCGGGACCGGAAGAAGGGCCTGATATAG
- the c3h14orf180 gene encoding nutritionally-regulated adipose and cardiac enriched protein homolog isoform X1 → MLSGGREGLFELGRRLQQQGEVQAALHCFLSSLLGLTHVQSFASLPNCLHQIAELFITEKNYGKALQFIQAEKMFYEVALIELTSLHGSKGPQEEAMLGSAGGCGSPEELSDQASQAQHLERLAQLCIMSKRPHLALEYSGKATKIHQKAFGNDHPITARSLELLATVYAEIGKTEYSDSLGQCVSALSKRFTAAESFRDTLNGLPHVHTHCHREKRSELRNRKEVPQQEDSSNLQPAGSKTPTSILKRPGPGSDTEAVHRRKGERRVRFREPEITVHDIPYDRLGAYDTSQARSHLALFTCLFLMMSLLGVALYCTDRRRPQRMCEDLEASLAVYLLKAKQLVWVCWGWITMQ, encoded by the exons ATGCtgagcggggggagggagggcctgTTTGAGCTGGGACGGCGGCTCCAGCAGCAGGGGGAGGTCCAGGCCGCGCTGCACTGTTTCCTCAGCAGCCTCTTGGGGCTCACGCACGTGCAGAGCTTCGCCTCGCTGCCCAACTGTCTACACCAG ATCGCTGAGCTCTTCATCACTGAAAAGAATT ATGGGAAGGCCCTCCAGTTCATCCAGGCTGAGAAGATGTTCTACGAGGTGGCGCTGATCGAGCTTACCTCTCTGCATGGTTCCAAAG ggcctCAGGAGGAGGCTATGCTGGGCTCAGCAGGAGGATGTGGGTCTCCAGAGGAGCTTTCAGACCAGGCTTCCCAGGCACAGCACCTGGAGAGGCTAGCGCAGCTCTGCATCATGAGCAAACG ACCTCACCTTGCGTTAGAGTACAGTGGAAAG GCAACTAAGATCCACCAGAAGGCTTTTGGGAACGACCACCCCATCACAGCCAGAAGCCTGGAGTTGCTAGCCACAGTCTATGCCGAGATCGGCAAGACTGAATACTCAG ACTCTCTGGGccagtgtgtgtctgccctgtccAAGAGGTTTACGGCTGCAGAGTCCTTCAGAGACACACTCAACGGGCTGCCCCACGTCCACACCCACTGCCACCGGGAGAAACGCTCTGAACTGCGGAACAGGAAGGAAGTGCCCCAACAGGAGGACTCCTCCAACCTCCAG cccgCAGGCAGCAAGACCCCCACCTCCATCCTGAAGAGGCCTGGGCCCGGCTCAGACACTGAGGCTGTCCACAGgcggaaaggggagaggagggttcgCTTCAGGGAGCCTGAGATCACAGTGCACG acaTCCCTTATGACCGTTTGGGCG CGTACGACACATCACAAGCCCGCTCCCATCTGGCCCTGTTTACCTGCCTGTTCCTGATGATGTCACTGCTGGGCGTGGCACTGTACTGCACGGATCGCCGGAGGCCGCAGCGTATGTGTGAGGACCTGGAGGCCTCGCTGGCTGTCTACCTGCTGAAGGCCAAGCAGCTGGTCTGGGTCTGCTGGGGCTGGATCACCATGCAGTGA
- the c3h14orf180 gene encoding nutritionally-regulated adipose and cardiac enriched protein homolog isoform X2 produces the protein MLSGGREGLFELGRRLQQQGEVQAALHCFLSSLLGLTHVQSFASLPNCLHQIAELFITEKNYGKALQFIQAEKMFYEVALIELTSLHGSKGPQEEAMLGSAGGCGSPEELSDQASQAQHLERLAQLCIMSKRPHLALEYSGKATKIHQKAFGNDHPITARSLELLATVYAEIGKTEYSDSLGQCVSALSKRFTAAESFRDTLNGLPHVHTHCHREKRSELRNRKEVPQQEDSSNLQPAGSKTPTSILKRPGPGSDTEAVHRRKGERRVRFREPEITVHAYDTSQARSHLALFTCLFLMMSLLGVALYCTDRRRPQRMCEDLEASLAVYLLKAKQLVWVCWGWITMQ, from the exons ATGCtgagcggggggagggagggcctgTTTGAGCTGGGACGGCGGCTCCAGCAGCAGGGGGAGGTCCAGGCCGCGCTGCACTGTTTCCTCAGCAGCCTCTTGGGGCTCACGCACGTGCAGAGCTTCGCCTCGCTGCCCAACTGTCTACACCAG ATCGCTGAGCTCTTCATCACTGAAAAGAATT ATGGGAAGGCCCTCCAGTTCATCCAGGCTGAGAAGATGTTCTACGAGGTGGCGCTGATCGAGCTTACCTCTCTGCATGGTTCCAAAG ggcctCAGGAGGAGGCTATGCTGGGCTCAGCAGGAGGATGTGGGTCTCCAGAGGAGCTTTCAGACCAGGCTTCCCAGGCACAGCACCTGGAGAGGCTAGCGCAGCTCTGCATCATGAGCAAACG ACCTCACCTTGCGTTAGAGTACAGTGGAAAG GCAACTAAGATCCACCAGAAGGCTTTTGGGAACGACCACCCCATCACAGCCAGAAGCCTGGAGTTGCTAGCCACAGTCTATGCCGAGATCGGCAAGACTGAATACTCAG ACTCTCTGGGccagtgtgtgtctgccctgtccAAGAGGTTTACGGCTGCAGAGTCCTTCAGAGACACACTCAACGGGCTGCCCCACGTCCACACCCACTGCCACCGGGAGAAACGCTCTGAACTGCGGAACAGGAAGGAAGTGCCCCAACAGGAGGACTCCTCCAACCTCCAG cccgCAGGCAGCAAGACCCCCACCTCCATCCTGAAGAGGCCTGGGCCCGGCTCAGACACTGAGGCTGTCCACAGgcggaaaggggagaggagggttcgCTTCAGGGAGCCTGAGATCACAGTGCACG CGTACGACACATCACAAGCCCGCTCCCATCTGGCCCTGTTTACCTGCCTGTTCCTGATGATGTCACTGCTGGGCGTGGCACTGTACTGCACGGATCGCCGGAGGCCGCAGCGTATGTGTGAGGACCTGGAGGCCTCGCTGGCTGTCTACCTGCTGAAGGCCAAGCAGCTGGTCTGGGTCTGCTGGGGCTGGATCACCATGCAGTGA